In a genomic window of Zootoca vivipara chromosome 5, rZooViv1.1, whole genome shotgun sequence:
- the LOC118093977 gene encoding cytoskeleton-associated protein 5-like has product MLDPRTAPEAELSEESCELEAAAVLPASCLRDMDSSNWKERISCLEVFEKAVEKMEKSQMPCQALVRLLDREPGWNETKLQVMQKKLRIVTLIAQRGNFTKTTARFVLGKLVDKVGDVICSGDSKEALTAVAEACGLPWTARKVVEAAFLQDSPRTHSETLSWLTGAIEDFGFDSLEAQDFVGYIKAALTAAHPDERASAFSLLRVMYLYVGAPLRVFFEDEKPAVLSQIDMEFEKVSGQHPPSPTRGRCKFCRDSGSEQRGGDAQPCKRSDAVDISQKISKELMSKMQDTSWKVRKEGLEEVSRILSNVGSIQPSLGDLPIALKACLHDSNKALVKQTLSVLQQLAKVMGPGIRQHVKTLGMSIIAILRDSKSGVRAAALMTVEAWAEQTGMKEWLEVEDLSADPKKESFFQRQGLLGWLVEKLPSSSSATNDLLRCVPHLYAALEDNDEDMHKAAYEAVPFFALQLGFERMSEAANKLKPASKDQVLSLLEQTQAGHPAKPTRAFPKSLSKLPRGKSWPKSILASPQQCKPVSFSTENLGASDGGMDVKKAKSEGAVPKPKKLPNVKAQAKLSMKEDFSKLGPIFIIVPKGKEQRAKDEKALKVLRWNFSSPSSKYVEQLKAQMCNCFSPWLQEELFHSNFQHHIKALTVMTKHLESEKDGVISCLDLILKWLSLRLFDTNTWVLMKTLEYLKKLFSLLIEERYQLMENEAACFLPYLLLKLGGTKESILKEVRAIVKQTTLIYPASKTFCFLLEGAQAKNANQRVGCLKELGWLLKTYGPEVCQPNPSKTLKTLITLTGDSNNAVHCAALKVIAIARDVYGVEAFKAIGNISDKHMNLLEGSMKDAAAKQVKEETVDTQVFNLSLRLGSLEGYKQSHGAGGSHTGGEHLASHPDQAGGQNVSDCIASCRSPKAVDVVPYRTEKPNINMIICRVASGSTSTSIEALLQIQEILKQKDQVETLSGHINPFLIATLRQLKFIHQLHVMAEEEMRTQKVMELYSCIISNMVSLFQVESLAQEASAGVLKDLLSSLIALLLDSPIDEVQEEQGTAQSISHLISKVLEKSDHNRLLSSLLLLLHEGLSAPTDLVAFSEMVAKCLWKAIKFLPQTISSINLDQLLLDIHVFMKAMPKEKLKQYSSNYPSRALKSLLNTLCKLKGAEIMGHLTLIKNRDESELEDHLWKVVEHLSEQAAAHQDKGSPHPDEHKANETLAAIFKKINCKETARAGLEELYEYKGGNPQADLEPFLRNSSLLFRSYVKHGLAVIGTERQTKQKCSSPAESGLE; this is encoded by the coding sequence ATGCTAGATCCAAGGACTGCGCCAGAGGCGGAACTCTCAGAGGAATCATGTGAGCTGGAAGCTGCCGCTGTCCTCCCAGCATCCTGCCTCCGGGACATGGACAGCAGTAACTGGAAGGAGCGGATTTCCTGCCTGGAGGTGTTTGAGAAGGCCGTGGAGAAGATGGAAAAGAGCCAGATGCCTTGCCAGGCGCTTGTGAGGCTGCTGGACAGGGAGCCCGGGTGGAACGAGACCAAGTTGCAGGTGATGCAGAAAAAGCTGCGCATCGTCACCCTCATCGCCCAGAGGGGGAACTTCACCAAGACCACGGCCCGGTTTGTTCTGGGGAAGCTGGTGGACAAGGTTGGGGATGTTATCTGCAGCGGTGACTCCAAGGAAGCTCTAACGGCCGTAGCAGAAGCCTGTGGGTTGCCCTGGACAGCGAGGAAGGTGGTGGAAGCGGCCTTCTTGCAAGACAGCCCCAGGACCCACTCGGAAACACTCAGCTGGCTGACTGGTGCCATCGAGGACTTTGGCTTCGACAGCCTGGAGGCCCAAGACTTTGTTGGCTACATCAAAGCTGCCTTGACTGCTGCTCACCCAGACGAGAGAGCTTCTGCCTTCAGCCTCCTAAGAGTGATGTATCTGTATGTCGGAGCCCCGTTGAGGGTCTTCTTTGAGGATGAGAAGCCGGCTGTGCTCTCCCAGATTGACATGGAGTTTGAGAAGGTGAGTGGTCAGCACCCGCCCTCTCCAACGCGAGGCCGCTGCAAATTCTGCAGGGACAGCGGGAGCGAGCAGAGAGGGGGCGATGCCCAGCCCTGCAAGAGAAGTGATGCTGTTGACATTAGCCAGAAGATCTCCAAGGAGCTGATGTCAAAGATGCAGGACACGAGCTGGAAGGTCCGGAAGGAAGGGCTGGAGGAGGTTTCCAGGATCCTCAGCAATGTTGGTTCCATCCAGCCCAGCCTGGGGGACCTCCCCATCGCCTTGAAGGCTTGCCTGCATGACTCTAACAAAGCCCTTGTGAAGCAGACGCTCTCTGTCCTCCAGCAGCTGGCCAAGGTAATGGGCCCAGGCATTAGGCAGCACGTCAAGACTCTGGGGATGTCCATCATCGCCATCTTGAGGGACAGCAAAAGTGGTGTGCGGGCTGCAGCTCTCATGACTGTGGAAGCCTGGGCTGAGCAGACTGGCATGAAAGAATGGCTGGAAGTGGAGGATCTTTCTGCagatccaaagaaggagagtttcTTCCAAAGGCAGGGACTCCTGGGTTGGCTGGTGGAGAAGCTGCCGTCCTCCAGCTCCGCCACCAACGACCTGCTCCGTTGCGTGCCCCACCTCTATGCTGCCCTGGAGGACAACGACGAGGACATGCACAAAGCAGCATACGAGGCTGTGCCGTTCTTCGCCCTCCAGCTTGGCTTTGAGAGGATGTCCGAAGCTGCCAACAAGCTGAAGCCGGCTTCCAAAGACCAGGTGCTCTCTCTGCTGGAGCAAACCCAAGCTGGTCATCCAGCAAAGCCCACCCGGGCTTTCCCCAAATCCCTTTCGAAGCTCCCACGGGGCAAGTCTTGGCCCAAATCCATCTTGGCTTCTCCCCAGCAGTGCAAGCCAGTCTCCTTCTCAACAGAGAACTTAGGAGCCAGCGATGGGGGCATGGATGTCAAGAAAGCCAAGTCGGAAGGCGCTGTCCCCAAACCAAAGAAGCTCCCAAATGTGAAGGCGCAGGCGAAGCTCAGCATGAAGGAAGACTTCAGTAAGCTGGGCCCCATCTTCATCATCGTCCCCAAAGGAAAAGAGCAGAGGGCAAAGGACGAGAAGGCTCTGAAGGTGCTGAGGTGGAATTTTAGCAGCCCCAGCAGCAAATATGTGGAGCAACTCAAGGCCCAGATGTGCAACTGCTTCTCCCCCTGGCTGCAGGAAGAGCTCTTTCACTCCAACTTCCAGCACCACATCAAGGCGCTGACCGTGATGACCAAGCACTTAGAGAGTGAGAAGGATGGGGTCATCAGCTGCCTGGACCTCATCCTGAAATGGCTCAGCCTGCGGCTGTTTGATACCAACACCTGGGTGCTGATGAAGACCTTGGAATACTTAAAGAAACTCTTCAGTCTCCTGATTGAGGAGAGGTACCAGCTGATGGAGAACGAGGCTGCCTGCTTCCTGCCCTACCTCCTTCTGAAGTTGGGAGGGACCAAGGAGTCCATCCTGAAAGAGGTGCGGGCGATTGTGAAGCAGACCACCCTGATCTACCCGGCCTCCAAGACTTTCTGCTTCCTCCTGGAGGGAGCCCAGGCTAAGAATGCCAACCAGAGGGTGGGGTGCTTGAAAGAGCTTGGTTGGCTGCTCAAGACGTATGGTCCAGAAGTGTGTCAGCCAAACCCAAGCAAGACCCTGAAGACCCTGATCACCTTGACAGGAGACTCAAACAATGCTGTCCATTGCGCGGCCTTGAAAGTCATCGCCATTGCCCGGGACGTCTATGGAGTCGAGGCCTTCAAGGCCATTGGGAACATCTCTGACAAGCACATGAACTTGCTGGAAGGGAGCATGAAAGATGCAGCTGCCAAGCAAGTCAAGGAAGAAACAGTGGACACCCAGGTCTTCAACCTGAGTCTTAGGCTGGGGTCTTTAGAAGGGTACAAACAAAGCCACGGAGCTGGTGGCAGCCACACAGGGGGAGAACATCTGGCTTCCCATCCGGACCAAGCTGGGGGGCAGAATGTCAGTGATTGCATTGCCTCCTGCAGAAGTCCAAAAGCAGTTGATGTTGTCCCCTACCGGACTGAGAAGCCCAACATCAACATGATCATCTGCCGCGTCGCCAGCGGCAGCACCAGCACCAGTATTGAGGCGCTTTTGCAGATCcaggagattttaaagcagaaggACCAAGTAGAAACCCTCTCTGGCCATATCAACCCATTCCTGATTGCAACGCTCCGGCAGCTGAAGTTCATTCACCAGCTCCACGTGATGGCAGAGGAGGAGATGAGGACTCAGAAAGTCATGGAGCTTTACAGCTGCATAATCTCCAACATGGTCTCCCTTTTCCAGGTGGAGAGCCTCGCCCAGGAAGCCTCTGCTGGGGTGCTGAAGGACCTCCTGAGCAGCCTTATTGCCTTGCTGCTGGATTCTCCCATTGACGAGGTCCAGGAAGAGCAGGGCACCGCCCAGTCTATCAGCCACTTGATAAGCAAGGTGCTGGAGAAATCAGACCACAACAGACTTCTcagctccctgctgctgctgctccatgaAGGCTTGAGCGCCCCCACTGACCTGGTGGCCTTTTCTGAGATGGTTGCCAAGTGCTTGTGGAAAGCCATCAAGTTCCTGCCACAAACCATCAGCAGCATCAATCTTGACCAGCTTCTGCTGGACATCCACGTCTTCATGAAGGCAATGCCCAAGGAGAAGTTGAAGCAGTACTCAAGCAACTACCCATCCCGAGCCCTGAAGTCTCTTCTGAACACTCTTTGCAAGCTGAAGGGGGCAGAGATCATGGGTCACCTGACGCTGATCAAGAACAGAGATGAGTCTGAGTTGGAGGATCACCTGTGGAAGGTCGTGGAGCACTTGTCAGAGCAGGCTGCTGCCCATCAGGACAAGGGCTCTCCTCACCCGGATGAGCACAAAGCAAATGAGACTCTGGCAGCCATTTTCAAGAAGATCAACTGCAAGGAGACAGCCAGGGCAGGCCTTGAGGAACTGTATGAATACAAGGGGGGGAACCCACAGGCAGACTTGGAGCCTTTCTTGAGAAACAGCTCGCTCCTTTTCCGGAGCTATGTCAAGCACGGTTTGGCAGTTATAGGGACAGAGAGACAAACCAAACAGAAGTGCTCTTCTCCTGCAGAAAGTGGGTTAGAGTGA